The following proteins come from a genomic window of Mucinivorans hirudinis:
- a CDS encoding 3'-to-5' oligoribonuclease A (Bacillus type), with protein MYEKFQTLCSNASRIAIISHTNPDGDAIGSGLALTRFLRDIYPNNKSRFFVPNHFPQFLAWADPEGDVEVFKENVAEAEAFLAAADLIIIVDFNQTSRLEQMSKALDMNLFAPRVLIDHHINPPQYDLMFHSAASSSTAFLVYELIVSIAGEEVINKSIAEALYLGMMSDTGGFSFGNLTPALYRTLAVLVERGLNPVEINRAFYNTQSEDRVRLMGYLVSEKMVVKSAKRAAYITLDDAEKEKYKFQIGDSEGIVNIPLSVNGIDFSAFMMQTKECIKISLRSVGDLDVNVICNEHFNGGGHRNAAGGKFFGTMEQAVVKVEAVIAGL; from the coding sequence ATGTACGAAAAATTTCAAACTCTATGCAGCAATGCTTCGAGAATCGCAATAATTTCCCACACCAACCCCGACGGAGATGCTATCGGTTCAGGTCTTGCGCTAACTCGTTTTCTAAGAGATATATACCCCAATAATAAGAGCCGCTTTTTTGTCCCCAACCACTTTCCGCAGTTTTTGGCGTGGGCAGACCCCGAGGGTGATGTCGAGGTCTTCAAGGAGAATGTGGCTGAGGCTGAGGCTTTTTTGGCAGCTGCCGACCTAATAATAATTGTAGATTTCAACCAAACATCGCGATTGGAGCAGATGAGCAAAGCACTGGATATGAACCTATTCGCGCCTCGAGTGCTGATAGACCACCACATAAATCCACCTCAGTACGATTTGATGTTCCACTCCGCAGCCTCCTCAAGCACAGCCTTTTTGGTCTATGAGCTTATCGTTAGCATCGCGGGCGAGGAGGTCATAAATAAGTCCATTGCTGAGGCTTTATACCTTGGTATGATGAGTGATACGGGCGGTTTCAGCTTTGGAAACCTGACACCGGCGCTCTATCGCACTCTGGCAGTTTTGGTGGAGCGGGGGTTGAATCCGGTGGAGATAAATCGCGCTTTCTATAATACCCAAAGTGAAGATAGGGTGAGACTTATGGGGTATCTTGTCAGTGAAAAAATGGTTGTAAAAAGTGCGAAGAGGGCAGCATACATAACCCTTGACGATGCCGAAAAAGAGAAGTATAAATTTCAGATTGGTGACAGCGAAGGCATTGTCAATATTCCGCTCTCAGTCAATGGTATAGATTTTTCGGCTTTTATGATGCAGACCAAAGAGTGCATCAAGATTTCGCTCCGTTCGGTGGGTGATTTGGATGTTAATGTTATTTGTAATGAACACTTTAACGGCGGAGGACACCGAAATGCTGCCGGCGGC
- a CDS encoding amidophosphoribosyltransferase-like protein (Competence protein F homolog containing phosphoribosyltransferase domain), producing the protein MECRWDLPMTGYALQEQNYVTELFAARLEFDHACALLFFESGDLRRLIHRLKYRSRADIARLMGEIFGYYLRQSPYYRDIDLLVPVPLHWFKRLIRGYNQAEEICRGMSRAMGIECDFSLVKRKRFTEQQARKETEERWDNVRGAFRYRGGDLSGRKLLLIDDVLTTGSTIEACGTELLKSGCRLNIATLAVAVRHRDGNTNSTLKS; encoded by the coding sequence GTGGAGTGTCGGTGGGATTTGCCGATGACGGGCTACGCGCTTCAAGAGCAAAACTATGTCACTGAACTATTTGCGGCACGGTTGGAGTTCGACCACGCCTGCGCCCTGCTATTTTTCGAGAGTGGCGATTTGCGCCGCCTCATCCATCGCCTCAAGTATCGCTCCCGTGCAGATATTGCGCGGTTGATGGGCGAAATTTTTGGCTACTACCTGCGCCAGTCTCCTTATTATCGAGATATAGACCTCCTTGTACCTGTACCTCTTCACTGGTTCAAGCGGCTCATACGCGGATATAATCAGGCTGAGGAGATATGTCGCGGAATGTCACGGGCAATGGGCATCGAGTGCGACTTTTCATTGGTCAAACGCAAGCGATTTACCGAACAGCAAGCGCGCAAAGAGACCGAGGAGCGGTGGGATAATGTGCGAGGCGCATTCCGCTATCGGGGCGGCGATTTAAGCGGGCGCAAACTCCTATTGATTGATGATGTACTCACCACCGGCTCTACCATCGAAGCGTGTGGCACAGAACTCCTAAAGTCCGGGTGTCGGTTAAACATTGCTACACTAGCAGTTGCAGTGCGTCACAGAGATGGGAACACTAACTCGACTTTGAAAAGTTAG
- a CDS encoding Aspartate carbamoyltransferase yields the protein MKSLVSIHDFTKEEILRIMELAADFEADPNQRLLYGKVVASLFFEPSTRTRLSFESAINRLGGRVIGFSDAQATSVSKGETLNDTIRTVSNYCDMIVMRHPVEGAARYASEVAKVPVVNAGDGSNQHPSQTLLDLYSIKKTQGRLDNINIMMVGDLKYGRTVHSLLQALSHFRAQFTFVSPKELQMPMEYKTFLYECGIPYYETTDIMERINEADIVYMTRIQRERFSDTMEYERVKNSYILKNSMLENTKDGMRILHPLPRVNEIDRSVDANPKAYYFEQTQNGVYTRMAIMSYLLGVKK from the coding sequence ATGAAAAGTCTCGTTTCCATACACGATTTCACGAAGGAGGAGATTCTCCGCATTATGGAGCTGGCAGCCGATTTCGAGGCTGACCCAAACCAACGCCTTCTCTACGGCAAGGTCGTTGCTTCGCTATTTTTTGAACCCTCAACGCGCACTCGCCTGAGCTTCGAGAGTGCCATCAACCGCTTGGGCGGACGCGTTATCGGCTTCTCGGACGCTCAAGCCACGAGCGTGAGTAAGGGCGAAACCCTCAACGACACCATACGCACTGTGTCCAACTATTGCGATATGATTGTGATGCGCCATCCGGTGGAGGGTGCGGCACGATATGCCTCGGAGGTGGCAAAAGTGCCGGTTGTCAATGCCGGTGACGGGTCGAACCAACACCCAAGCCAAACACTACTCGACTTGTACTCAATCAAAAAGACGCAGGGACGGCTCGACAACATCAATATTATGATGGTGGGTGACCTGAAATACGGACGTACGGTGCACTCGCTTTTGCAGGCATTATCGCACTTCCGCGCACAGTTTACCTTCGTTTCGCCCAAGGAGTTGCAAATGCCAATGGAGTACAAAACCTTCCTCTATGAGTGCGGCATCCCCTACTACGAAACCACCGATATTATGGAGCGGATAAATGAGGCAGACATTGTCTATATGACTCGTATCCAGCGAGAACGATTCTCAGATACGATGGAATACGAACGTGTCAAAAATTCCTATATCCTCAAAAATTCAATGCTGGAGAATACCAAAGATGGTATGCGTATACTCCACCCGCTACCTCGCGTGAACGAGATTGACCGCTCGGTTGATGCCAATCCCAAGGCATACTATTTCGAGCAGACCCAAAATGGCGTTTACACCCGTATGGCAATAATGAGTTATTTATTAGGTGTAAAAAAATGA
- a CDS encoding putative TonB-dependent receptor, with the protein MKRLFFLISLSVVAITALAQSTVTITGKVISKEDGLPVIGAVVTLNAKDSTKLSQPGRVVATDANGQFTVRSREKESDITVSYMGMKDYFTKIEAGKTAVNLGTITLQPSAIGLDAAMVTADSKMAIIKGDTVQYNAAGFKTNPDASAEDLLKKMPGVTVDADGSINSQGQKITKVMVDGKEFFESDPTQALRALPSDAVESIGFFDGQSDNARFSGMDDGERIRTINITTKGGVSRSVFGKAWTGYGTDQTYKDEAGVLNNLGARYSVGGGISIWRGDHRFTITGGSNNVNNQGFNLSDIGGSSGGFGGGRGMMRSEGVSTGSFQTNSRGGITQSSNLGLNYNGTFTDKLKLTITYNFQNANGWSRTKNESSQLINNRNTTSRSQANSFDNRHSFQSRMEWSPTQKNRINFNTSISYGLNQGYSASYNESRQGYELNKGAFINSSDNSYTTKLESYNLNGSLWWQRALGKAGRTLSVGGTGSANRGMGDNEQYSQIKRASAMSGIDFSTIDRVVNLNTRGHNVAGSFTYNEPLTQYAKISANYNLNYNRTFADQNGLNWNDIAQRYDIIDTATTNYINRNYTTHTTGLAYNYAKGRDVTINFGLDYLYAIQNSDQQRPGWIVPHQKYNFSAIQPSARLRLVPKLGQSIQLDLRRNANFPSVTQLQDVLDMTNPLSVSKGNPDLRQSYQNFVNVRYNIANLDNNTNFNIMAMVSLQENSVVADRRILEKDTEINGVVIAKNSTYSTYTNLNGAWNWGTYATYTLPLKLIKSNLSAGVNYRYAKSPSLQNGLLNTNNSNISGGNFVLTSNVSENIDFTIRYYPSLNLSTNINDKNTLFTRKWSHNLQGTANIYLTKFLFVNADGSWNNVISTAANSDQHYFIINAAVGFKFLKNRAGEFKVQAYDIMNQSRSFVQDMASNGDMSYSWNYSMLTRYVMFSLMYKFDTRKGNQRRSTEDEMTPERERMIMRMGSGGGGRGGMMGH; encoded by the coding sequence ATGAAACGTCTCTTTTTTCTGATTTCCCTCTCAGTGGTGGCTATCACTGCCCTTGCCCAGAGCACGGTAACGATAACGGGAAAGGTCATATCCAAGGAGGATGGACTCCCCGTAATCGGCGCAGTTGTAACACTGAACGCCAAGGACTCGACTAAACTGTCTCAGCCCGGTCGTGTGGTGGCAACAGATGCCAATGGGCAATTCACCGTTCGCTCGCGCGAGAAAGAGAGCGACATTACCGTCTCCTATATGGGGATGAAGGACTATTTCACGAAAATAGAAGCGGGAAAAACAGCAGTAAATCTTGGCACAATTACTCTTCAGCCTTCGGCAATCGGACTCGATGCAGCAATGGTTACTGCCGACTCTAAGATGGCTATTATCAAGGGCGATACTGTACAGTATAACGCGGCGGGATTCAAAACCAATCCCGATGCTTCGGCTGAGGATTTATTGAAGAAGATGCCGGGGGTAACAGTTGATGCCGATGGCTCTATCAATTCACAGGGGCAGAAGATTACGAAGGTTATGGTGGACGGCAAGGAGTTTTTTGAGAGTGACCCCACACAAGCACTTCGCGCCTTGCCAAGTGACGCGGTGGAGAGTATCGGTTTCTTTGACGGTCAGTCGGATAATGCTCGCTTCTCGGGGATGGACGATGGGGAGCGTATCAGAACAATCAATATCACCACAAAGGGTGGCGTGAGCCGCAGTGTCTTCGGTAAGGCTTGGACAGGATACGGAACAGACCAGACCTACAAGGATGAAGCGGGAGTATTGAATAATCTCGGGGCTCGTTATTCCGTGGGTGGCGGTATCAGCATCTGGCGCGGTGACCACCGTTTCACCATTACCGGAGGTTCAAACAATGTAAACAATCAGGGTTTTAATCTTAGCGATATTGGCGGGAGCAGTGGCGGTTTCGGCGGTGGGCGCGGTATGATGCGCTCGGAGGGGGTGAGTACAGGGTCATTTCAAACAAACTCACGAGGTGGTATTACTCAATCCTCGAACTTGGGATTGAACTACAACGGAACTTTTACCGATAAGTTGAAACTGACAATTACCTATAACTTTCAAAATGCTAACGGTTGGTCGAGAACTAAAAATGAGAGCAGCCAGTTGATTAACAATCGCAATACGACAAGTCGCAGCCAAGCCAACAGCTTTGACAACAGACATAGCTTCCAATCTCGAATGGAGTGGTCGCCAACACAAAAGAACCGCATTAACTTTAACACCAGCATCAGTTACGGTCTCAATCAAGGTTACAGCGCTTCGTATAATGAGAGCCGTCAAGGATATGAACTCAACAAGGGGGCTTTTATCAACTCTTCGGACAATAGCTACACAACCAAGCTGGAATCGTATAACTTGAATGGTTCTTTGTGGTGGCAACGTGCATTGGGCAAGGCAGGTAGGACGCTGTCTGTGGGTGGAACGGGTAGTGCAAATAGGGGTATGGGCGATAATGAGCAGTACTCCCAAATCAAGCGAGCTAGTGCAATGAGCGGCATTGATTTTTCGACTATCGACCGTGTCGTTAATCTCAACACGAGAGGTCATAATGTGGCAGGTTCGTTCACATACAACGAGCCACTCACCCAATACGCAAAAATATCGGCAAACTACAACCTGAACTACAATCGCACCTTTGCAGACCAGAACGGGTTGAACTGGAATGACATAGCACAAAGATACGATATAATAGACACAGCAACAACAAACTATATCAACAGAAACTACACAACCCACACGACCGGCTTGGCATACAACTATGCCAAGGGGCGCGATGTTACCATCAATTTCGGTCTGGACTACCTCTACGCAATACAGAATAGCGACCAGCAGCGCCCCGGCTGGATTGTCCCTCACCAGAAATACAACTTCAGCGCCATCCAGCCTAGCGCGCGATTGCGTCTGGTGCCAAAGTTGGGACAGAGCATCCAATTGGATTTGCGTCGTAATGCAAACTTCCCATCGGTTACCCAACTTCAAGATGTGCTGGATATGACCAATCCGTTGAGCGTATCAAAGGGTAATCCCGACTTGCGCCAAAGCTATCAAAACTTTGTAAACGTGCGCTACAATATTGCCAACTTGGATAACAACACTAACTTCAATATTATGGCAATGGTTTCGCTTCAAGAGAATAGCGTGGTTGCGGATAGAAGGATACTTGAAAAGGATACGGAAATCAATGGTGTCGTCATTGCCAAAAACTCCACTTACTCCACCTACACAAACCTTAACGGAGCTTGGAACTGGGGGACTTATGCCACATATACGCTACCGCTGAAGCTCATCAAAAGCAACCTGTCGGCAGGTGTGAATTATCGTTACGCAAAGAGTCCGTCTCTGCAAAACGGTTTGTTGAATACGAATAATAGCAATATTTCGGGAGGTAACTTCGTATTAACGAGCAATGTTAGCGAAAATATAGATTTTACGATTCGCTACTACCCCTCTTTGAATCTATCGACAAATATAAATGACAAAAACACACTCTTTACTCGCAAATGGTCACATAATTTGCAGGGAACGGCTAACATATATTTGACTAAATTCCTATTTGTCAATGCGGACGGCTCGTGGAACAATGTCATTAGCACGGCGGCAAACTCAGACCAACACTACTTCATTATCAATGCCGCTGTCGGTTTCAAATTCCTCAAAAACCGTGCAGGCGAATTCAAGGTGCAGGCATACGATATTATGAACCAGAGTCGTAGCTTTGTCCAAGATATGGCTTCGAACGGCGATATGTCCTATAGCTGGAACTATTCGATGCTCACACGTTATGTGATGTTTAGCTTGATGTATAAGTTCGACACACGCAAGGGAAATCAACGTCGCAGCACCGAAGATGAAATGACACCTGAGCGCGAACGTATGATTATGAGAATGGGTTCAGGTGGCGGTGGACGCGGAGGTATGATGGGACACTAA
- a CDS encoding Methionine ABC transporter ATP-binding protein produces the protein MIQAIDVCKSFDGRLVLDNISAQFEPGKTNLIIGQSGSGKTVLLKSLVGLHQIDSGRIMYGDICFNQSSLKEKRQIRQEMGMIFQGGALLDASTVEENVRFPLDLFTDMSTKEKKERVEFCLCRVNIQDANTKFPSELSGGMVKRVAIARAIVMNPKYLFCDEPNSGLDPKTSVMIDNLIKEITEEYNITTIVNTHDMNSVMEIGDTIIFIHHGKKWWQGTKDDILHSDNKELERFVFASAMAKKVKSATCVQHINATDVGK, from the coding sequence ATGATACAAGCAATAGACGTATGCAAATCGTTCGACGGACGATTGGTTTTGGATAATATAAGTGCACAGTTCGAACCGGGCAAGACAAACCTTATAATCGGGCAGAGCGGCTCGGGTAAAACCGTATTGCTCAAATCATTGGTAGGTCTACATCAGATTGATAGCGGCAGGATTATGTATGGTGACATCTGTTTCAACCAGTCGTCATTAAAGGAGAAGCGGCAGATTCGTCAGGAGATGGGTATGATTTTCCAAGGAGGAGCATTGTTGGATGCCTCCACCGTGGAGGAGAATGTACGCTTCCCGCTCGACCTGTTCACCGATATGAGTACAAAGGAGAAGAAAGAGCGGGTGGAGTTCTGTCTATGTAGGGTCAATATTCAGGACGCCAATACAAAGTTCCCCTCGGAGCTGAGTGGGGGTATGGTCAAGCGGGTGGCTATTGCGCGCGCCATTGTGATGAACCCCAAATATCTGTTTTGCGATGAACCGAACTCGGGACTCGACCCCAAGACCTCGGTGATGATTGACAACCTTATTAAGGAAATCACCGAGGAGTATAACATAACGACAATCGTCAATACCCACGATATGAATTCGGTGATGGAGATTGGTGACACAATTATATTTATCCACCACGGAAAGAAGTGGTGGCAGGGTACAAAGGATGACATTCTGCACAGCGACAACAAGGAGCTCGAGAGGTTCGTATTCGCATCGGCAATGGCAAAGAAGGTCAAGAGCGCAACTTGTGTTCAACATATAAATGCAACTGATGTGGGCAAGTAA
- a CDS encoding hypothetical protein (COG1739; co-occurring with transport systems) codes for MITESYRTIESEATGIYKEKGSKFLAFVYPIDNPEAAKKIVEKCKEKYYDARHHCWAYRIGETGEQWRAVDDGEPSGTAGRPIHGQLLSADVTNVLVVVVRYFGGTKLGVSGLINAYGEATRDALSNATIIEKIIEECFTLNFSYLQMNDIMRLIKESQARILEQNFDNLCTMTIAIPRSQAKLFSQKLSPYQNSH; via the coding sequence GTGATTACAGAGAGTTACAGAACAATAGAGAGCGAAGCTACGGGAATTTACAAAGAGAAAGGGAGTAAGTTCCTTGCTTTTGTGTACCCGATAGATAACCCGGAGGCAGCAAAGAAAATTGTTGAAAAATGCAAAGAAAAGTATTACGATGCACGGCATCATTGTTGGGCGTACCGAATCGGCGAGACGGGAGAGCAGTGGCGCGCGGTGGACGACGGCGAGCCATCGGGCACGGCTGGCAGACCCATACACGGACAGTTGCTGAGTGCGGATGTGACGAATGTTTTGGTGGTGGTGGTGCGCTACTTCGGCGGCACGAAGCTCGGGGTGTCGGGCTTGATAAACGCCTATGGGGAAGCCACTCGTGATGCACTATCCAACGCAACCATAATAGAAAAGATAATAGAAGAGTGCTTTACGCTAAATTTCTCATACTTACAGATGAACGACATTATGAGGTTAATAAAGGAGTCGCAGGCGCGGATTTTGGAGCAAAATTTTGATAACCTTTGCACAATGACCATAGCCATACCCCGCTCCCAAGCCAAGCTTTTTTCACAAAAATTATCCCCCTACCAAAACTCCCATTAA
- a CDS encoding 3'-to-5' exoribonuclease RNase R, translating to MAKRKKSKREENITADTLKEYKHYIFQIFNNNPAQSYNVKQVAARMGVSDKDAVYTILIMLAEEGVIEKVSRGGFQLTRKAMPLYTGRVEMNASGVAYIVVEGLDKDIIVDQRNTHHAMHGDTVEVTVIARRRDGREEGEITRIIEQGRRQFVGRIEISERFAFVSIDSRTMTVDIFVPERHINGAQNGQKVVVKILEWSENQKNPIGTVVDVLGNVGDNTTEMHAILAEFELPYKFPEELEKQAEKISAKILKKEIAKRRDMRGVATFTIDPADAKDFDDALSLEKLANGNWEVGVHIADVTHYVREGTDIDNEAISRATSVYLVDRTVPMLPEKLSNFLCSLRPNEEKLCFSAIFELTDEGQLVSEWFGRTVILSDKRFSYEEAQAIIEGGEGECKDEMLILDNLAKKLRKERFRNGSIGFERDEAKFILDESGKPLGVYFKQAKDSNHLIEEFMLLANRRVAQFIGKKKAGQKERTFVYRIHDKPNQEKFDKFKGFISRFGYTFKADKGRAVAKELTKLLESLKGKKEENLISTLAIRSMAKAAYSTHNIGHYGLGFEYYTHFTSPIRRYPDMMVHRLLQHYLDGGKSAKEDLYEQLCEQSSAMEVRAAEAERASIKYKMVEFMEDKLGQEFDGTISGVTDWGLYVELSETHIEGMVALRDMNDDFYAFDAESYAAVGHNTGRRFTLGDGVRVRIKRADLARKQLDYEMVGSLDFKTKKLDALPTFTLPAKQPDFQFTKSKRKKRK from the coding sequence ATGGCTAAGAGAAAAAAATCTAAGCGGGAAGAGAATATCACCGCCGATACACTAAAAGAGTACAAACACTACATCTTCCAGATTTTCAATAACAACCCCGCGCAGAGCTACAATGTGAAACAGGTGGCAGCGCGTATGGGCGTTTCGGACAAAGATGCCGTCTACACGATATTGATTATGCTTGCGGAGGAGGGTGTCATAGAAAAAGTTAGCCGCGGAGGGTTTCAGCTCACCCGCAAGGCGATGCCCCTCTACACAGGTAGGGTGGAGATGAATGCGAGCGGAGTGGCATATATCGTTGTCGAGGGTTTGGACAAGGATATCATTGTAGACCAGCGAAATACCCACCACGCTATGCACGGCGACACGGTGGAGGTTACCGTCATAGCCCGCCGCCGCGATGGGCGAGAGGAGGGAGAAATAACGCGCATTATTGAGCAGGGGCGCCGCCAATTTGTGGGGCGAATTGAGATTTCGGAGCGGTTTGCCTTCGTTTCGATTGATAGTCGCACAATGACAGTGGATATATTTGTGCCTGAGCGACATATAAACGGCGCACAGAATGGACAAAAAGTAGTTGTGAAGATTTTGGAGTGGAGCGAGAATCAGAAAAACCCTATCGGCACGGTTGTTGATGTGCTTGGAAATGTGGGCGATAACACTACAGAGATGCACGCTATCCTTGCCGAGTTCGAGCTTCCATATAAATTCCCCGAGGAGCTGGAGAAGCAGGCGGAGAAAATCTCGGCGAAGATACTCAAAAAGGAGATTGCCAAGCGGCGCGATATGCGGGGGGTGGCAACCTTCACCATAGACCCTGCCGACGCAAAGGATTTTGATGATGCGCTATCGCTCGAGAAATTGGCTAATGGAAACTGGGAGGTGGGGGTGCATATTGCCGACGTTACTCATTATGTAAGGGAGGGTACGGATATTGATAATGAGGCTATTTCGCGCGCTACAAGTGTCTATCTTGTGGATAGAACAGTGCCGATGTTGCCCGAAAAGTTGAGCAACTTTTTGTGCTCACTCCGCCCGAATGAGGAGAAACTTTGTTTTTCTGCTATTTTCGAGCTAACGGATGAGGGTCAATTAGTTAGCGAGTGGTTTGGCAGAACGGTGATATTGTCCGACAAGCGGTTCAGCTACGAAGAGGCGCAAGCGATTATCGAGGGGGGCGAGGGTGAGTGCAAGGACGAGATGCTAATTCTAGATAATTTGGCTAAAAAGTTAAGAAAAGAGCGTTTTCGCAACGGCTCTATCGGTTTTGAACGCGACGAAGCGAAGTTTATCTTGGATGAATCCGGAAAGCCGCTTGGGGTATATTTCAAGCAGGCAAAAGATTCCAACCACCTTATCGAGGAGTTTATGTTGCTTGCCAATCGTCGCGTAGCTCAGTTTATCGGCAAGAAAAAAGCGGGGCAGAAGGAGCGCACGTTTGTCTATCGCATTCACGACAAGCCTAATCAAGAAAAATTCGATAAATTCAAAGGATTTATCAGTCGGTTCGGATACACATTCAAAGCCGACAAGGGGCGGGCTGTGGCTAAGGAGCTTACCAAATTATTAGAGAGTTTGAAGGGCAAAAAGGAGGAGAATTTGATTTCGACACTCGCCATTCGCTCGATGGCAAAGGCTGCATACTCGACACACAATATAGGGCACTATGGTCTTGGTTTCGAGTACTATACACACTTCACGTCGCCCATTCGCCGCTATCCCGATATGATGGTTCACCGCCTTTTGCAACACTATCTGGATGGTGGTAAGTCCGCAAAAGAGGATTTATACGAGCAGTTGTGCGAGCAGTCCTCGGCTATGGAGGTTCGGGCGGCAGAGGCTGAGAGGGCTTCGATAAAGTATAAGATGGTTGAGTTTATGGAAGATAAACTTGGTCAGGAGTTCGACGGCACAATTTCGGGTGTGACCGATTGGGGTCTTTATGTAGAACTGAGCGAGACCCACATCGAGGGTATGGTTGCGCTCAGGGATATGAACGACGATTTTTACGCATTCGATGCTGAGAGTTACGCCGCCGTTGGACACAACACCGGTCGAAGGTTTACGCTGGGCGACGGAGTGCGTGTGCGCATCAAGCGTGCCGACTTGGCACGCAAGCAGTTGGACTACGAAATGGTGGGGTCTCTCGACTTCAAAACCAAGAAGTTGGATGCTCTGCCTACCTTTACTCTGCCCGCGAAGCAACCCGATTTTCAGTTTACCAAGAGCAAGCGCAAGAAGCGCAAATAG
- a CDS encoding Nucleoside 5-triphosphatase RdgB (dHAPTP, dITP,XTP-specific): protein MIFATANRHKLEEVQAIMPEGITLQTPADYGITEDIPENESTLEGNALAKARYVYLATGEDCFADDTGLEVDALGGEPGVRSARYAQGAGHDSRANMELLLKNLSGGDNRRARFRTVIALILKGKEHLFEGIVEGSIRHEGSGSEGFGYDPIFEPTGYTTTFAEMPLEEKNLISHRSICTRKLINFLTHRAENGL, encoded by the coding sequence ATGATTTTTGCCACCGCAAACAGACACAAATTAGAGGAGGTGCAGGCAATTATGCCTGAGGGGATTACACTGCAAACACCTGCCGATTACGGCATTACTGAGGATATACCGGAAAATGAATCGACACTGGAGGGTAATGCTCTCGCCAAGGCACGCTATGTGTATTTGGCAACAGGCGAAGATTGCTTTGCTGATGATACGGGTTTGGAGGTTGATGCACTGGGTGGTGAACCGGGTGTTCGTTCGGCACGATATGCCCAAGGCGCAGGGCACGATTCACGGGCTAATATGGAACTGCTTTTGAAGAATCTGTCGGGTGGTGATAACCGCCGCGCACGATTCCGCACTGTGATTGCGTTAATATTGAAGGGAAAAGAACATCTGTTTGAAGGCATAGTCGAAGGTTCGATACGCCACGAGGGTAGTGGAAGCGAAGGGTTTGGTTATGACCCTATTTTCGAGCCGACGGGCTATACGACGACTTTTGCAGAAATGCCGTTGGAGGAGAAAAACCTTATCAGCCATCGCTCCATATGTACAAGGAAATTAATTAATTTCCTCACACATAGAGCGGAAAACGGTTTGTAA